One Setaria viridis chromosome 5, Setaria_viridis_v4.0, whole genome shotgun sequence genomic region harbors:
- the LOC117854948 gene encoding probable GABA transporter 2 has protein sequence MAPAAFDAEAGVTNGNGAKPAPAAGADAGAAFVLESKGTWWHAGFHLTTAIVGPTVLTLPYALRGTGWALGLTLLSTMAAVTFYEYSLMSRVLEHCEARGRRHIRFRELAADVLGSGWMFYFVVTVQTAINTGVSIGSILLAADCLEIMYRSLAPHGPLKLYHFIIIVAVVLAFLSQLPSFHSLRHINFVSLILSLGYTILVAAACIRAGLSKNVPPKDYSLSSSKSEQTFNAFLSISILASVFGNGILPEIQATLAPPAAGKMMKALVLCYSVIVFTFFLSSITGYWAFGSHVQSNVLKSLMPDSGPALAPTWLLGVAVLFVLLQLLAIGLVYSQVAYEIMEKSSADAAQDRFSLRNLAPRLLLRTLYLAFCAFMAAMLPFFGDIVGVVGAVGFIPLDFVLPVLMYNMALAPPRRSPVFLANTAVMVLFAGVGVIGAFASIRKLVLDAGQFKLFSNNVVD, from the exons ATGGCGCCCGCCGCGTTCGACGCCGAGGCCGGCGTCACCAACGGCAACGGCGCCAAGCCAGCACCCGCGGCCggggccgacgccggcgccgccttcgTGCTCGAGTCCAAGG GTACGTGGTGGCACGCCGGGTTCCACCTGACGACGGCGATCGTGGGCCCGACGGTGCTGACGCTCCCCTACGCGCTGCGCGGGACGGGGTGGGCGCTGGGCCTCACCCTGCtctccaccatggccgccgtcaCCTTCTACGAGTACTCCCTCATGTCCCGCGTCCTCGAACACTGCgaggcgcgcggccggcgccacATCCGCTtccgcgagctcgccgccgacgtcctCG GTTCCGGGTGGATGTTCTACTTCGTGGTCACCGTGCAGACCGCCATCAACACCGGCGTCAGCATCGGCTCCATCCTGCTCGCCGCCGACTGCCTCGAG ATTATGTACAGGAGCCTTGCTCCCCATGGTCCCCTAAAACTGTACCACTTCATCATCATCGTGGCTGTGGTGCTCGCCTTCCTCTCCCAGCTACCGTCGTTCCACTCGCTGCGGCACATCAACTTCGTCTCGCTGATCCTGAGCTTGGGCTACACAATCCTTGTGGCTGCCGCTTGCATTCGTGCAG GTTTGTCCAAAAACGTTCCTCCGAAGGACTACTCGCTAAGCTCGTCCAAGTCCGAGCAGACGTTCAATGCTTTTCTATCCATTTCCATCCTTGCCTCCGTCTTCGGCAATGGCATACTGCCTGAAATCCAG GCGACGTtggcgccaccggcggcggggaagaTGATGAAGGCGCTGGTGCTGTGCTACTCCGTCATCGTCTTCACGTTCTTTCTCTCGTCGATCACGGGTTACTGGGCCTTCGGCAGCCACGTCCAGTCCAACGTCCTCAAGAGCCTCATGCCGGACTCCGGCCCTGCCCTCGCCCCGACGTGGCTGCTGGGCGTCGCGgtcctcttcgtcctcctccagctcctcgcCATCGGCCTCGTCTACTCCCAGGTGGCCTACGAGATCATGGAGAAGAGCTCGGCCGACGCGGCCCAGGACCGGTTCTCCCTCCGGAACCTCGCCCCGCGGCTGCTGCTCCGGACGCTGTACCTCGCCTTCTGCGCGTTCATGGCCGCCATGCTGCCCTTCTTCGGCGACATCGTGGGCGTGGTCGGCGCCGTCGGGTTCATCCCGCTCGACTTCGTGCTCCCCGTGCTCATGTACAACATGGCGCtcgcgccgccgaggcggtcCCCGGTCTTCCTCGCCAACACGGCCGTCATGGTCCTGTTCGCCGGCGTCGGGGTCATCGGCGCCTTCGCGTCCATCCGCAAGCTCGTGCTGGACGCCGGCCAGTTCAAGCTATTCAGCAACAACGTTGTCGACTGA
- the LOC117856762 gene encoding uncharacterized protein has translation MGSDLKEMKYRRRIGVEERPQCSDPRGGADWAALQQDPVELLRKLDELRDQITRSCHVVGQPREHRRVSRRAVSMLPEHLEPPPQPGYHRSRYGGRYGHGLPPPSPYAPQRPEHGERYVRQSSGHYRQYPGRQWENGGMAPGSYHHYGCACPHCLHGQRAAPQEENIPMARYFAGQHESYRFERSPSVSSDYDRRSVASSLYSHRTVLKRRAEFFRKKAEHICRPVDGAAPFAVCSSCYKLLQMPVEKCIGRKKNRFQCGSCCQIISLKHDEGKGIPLTPSSSLYVPEMEQSSNDQMMKDSTHQRQEDFNSVFYNANEHSSMQFNMDFADDNSLSSTTSHGRTDKEYGSNRSIQSKAEGLSFSPSRSLDAGSPKDILCERDAGCEAEPSVDGSVTPRSPVLEDKLVDPLCTQEKGNDEDAMAYRSDITCKEEYDVNDDYDESVSTRSKQKGNDDDKDATEDESSRSSYEQKDKEDNCCNLEGGNKMHKQNSVKDDSSSLEDGSEKYEYTNIKDDNSSPGGSEDSSKYEPKAKGDEKCVLGSENISNNCDEDNKDNAIEAGSTSERHDELKTEEDYGKLQRPFTEDANSPAESGSSVNGRTNSGFSRGSSEAGLDEDQSSTGKSGDSSFFAGFLKKGFKDLSLLNKSMDSAKVSINGHPISERALKKAEKKAGPVDPGSYWYDYRAGFWGVMGRECIGIIPPFIREFNYPMARNCAGGDTGVFVNGRELHQRDLDLLVGRGLPRISGKSYSIEVSGDITDEATGKKLRSLGKLAPTIEKLKRGFGMHVPEEFR, from the exons ATGGGGAGCGATCTGAAGGAGATGAAGTACAGGCGGAGGATTGGGGTGGAGGAGCGCCCGCAATGCAGCGACCCGAGGGGCGGCGCGGACTGGGCCGCGCTGCAGCAGGACCCCGTCGAGCTGCTGCGCAAGCTGGACGAGCTGAGGGACCAGATCACGCGCTCATGCCACGTCGTCGGCCAGCCGCGGGAGCACCGCAGGGTCAGCCGCCGCGCGGTCTCCATGCTCCCTGAACACCTTGAGCCGCCACCTCAGCCGGGGTACCACCGCTCCCGCTATGGTGGCCGGTATGGGCACGGCTTGCCACCACCCAGCCCATACGCCCCGCAGCGCCCTGAACATGGGGAGAGGTATGTGAGGCAGTCTAGTGGGCATTACCGCCAGTACCCTGGGAGGCAGTGGGAGAACGGTGGGATGGCGCCTGGGAGCTACCATCACTATGGGTGTGCTTGTCCGCACTGTCTGCACGGGCAGAGGGCTGCGCCGCAAGAGGAGAACATCCCAATGGCGAGATACTTTGCTGGGCAGCATGAATCGTACCGGTTCGAGAGGTCACCATCTGTTTCGTCTGATTATGATCGGAGGTCCGTGGCGTCATCGCTTTACTCTCATCGGACGGTATTGAAGAGGAGGGCAGAGTTCTTCAGGAAGAAGGCAGAACATATCTGTCGTCCAGTGGATGGCGCTGCACCTTTTGCCGTGTGCAGTTCATGTTATAAGCTACTGCAGATGCCTGTGGAAAAATGCatagggaggaagaagaatcgGTTTCAATGTGGGTCTTGTTGTCAGATAATCAGTTTGAAGCATGATGAAGGAAAAGGAATTCCCTTGACACCATCATCATCCTTATATGTGCCTGAAATGGAGCAGAGCTCAAATGATCAGATGATGAAAGATTCCACTCATCAGCGCCAAGAAGATTTCAATTCCGTGTTCTACAATGCAAACGAGCATAGCAGCATGCAGTTCAACATGGATTTTGCTGATGATAATTCACTTTCTTCTACCACCAGTCATGGCAGGACTGACAAAGAATATGGGTCAAACAGGAGCATCCAGTCAAAAGCAGAGGGTCTCTCTTTCTCTCCAAGCAGGTCTCTGGATGCTGGTAGCCCAAAGGATATATTGTGTGAAAGAGATGCAGGCTGTGAGGCAGAGCCTTCAGTAGATGGTTCAGTTACCCCACGATCTCCAGTTTTAGAGGACAAACTTGTTGACCCATTGTGCACCCAAGAAAAAGGTAACGATGAGGATGCAATGGCTTACAGATCAGACATAACTTGCAAAGAAGAATATGATGTTAATGATGACTATGATGAGAGCGTTAGTACAAGAAGCAAACAAAAGGGCAATGATGATGACAAAGATGCTACTGAAGATGAAAGCTCACGCAGCAGTTACGAACAGAAAGACAAGGAAGATAACTGTTGCAACCTTGAAGGTGGTAACAAAATGCACAAGCAGAATAGTGTGAAAGATGACAGTAGTAGCCTTGAAGATGGAAGTGAAAAGTATGAGTATACAAACATTAAAGATGACAATAGCAGCCCTGGAGGAAGTGAGGACAGCAGTAAATATGAGCCAAAGGCCAAAGGAGATGAAAAATGCGTTCTTGGATCTGAAAACATTAGCAACAACTGTGATGAAGACAACAAAGACAATGCCATCGAAGCTGGAAGCACAAGTGAGAGACATGACGAGCTGAAAACGGAAGAAGATTATGGGAAATTGCAGAGGCCATTTACTGAAGATGCCAATTCCCCAGCAGAGAGTGGCTCATCAGTTAATGGGCGCACAAATTCTGGGTTTTCTCGGGGTTCATCAGAGGCTGGGTTAGATGAAGATCAGTCCTCAACTGGTAAGAGTGGGGACTCATCATTTTTTGCTGGTTTCTTGAAGAAAGGCTTCAAGGACCTGTCTTTATTAAATAAGTCCATGGACAGTGCTAAGGTTTCAATTAATGGTCATCCAATCTCTGAAAGAGCCCTTAAGAAGGCAGAAAAGAAAGCAGGTCCTGTTGACCCTGGTTCGTATTG GTACGACTACCGTGCTGGTTTTTGGGGTGTCATGGGCAGAGAATGTATTGGCATTATCCCT CCATTTATTAGAGAATTCAATTATCCGATGGCCAGAAATTGTGCCGGTGGGGATACTGGTGTTTTCGTCAATGGCAGGGAGCTTCATCAGAGGGATTTAGATTTGCTTGTGGGAAGAGGACTGCCGCGGATATCTGGAAAGTCATATTCTATTGAGGTATCTGGAGATATAACTGATGAAGCAACTGGAAAAAAGCTACGCAGTCTTGGAAAACTTGCTCCCAC GATTGAGAAGTTGAAGCGTGGTTTTGGCATGCACGTCCCTGAAGAGTTTAGATAG
- the LOC117857666 gene encoding uncharacterized protein, whose product MSRKRHDDLGRAESSGTGTRRGGNSGRAVWDTGSSLYDSYELAAVRRLLDRRLLAGAGVLPLRDEPPAAAETRGKNKQVIVAARARRKVTLRALFRAVATWAARPRQAPLACACAGMVHGRGQGGAAVEPDVPSHGEI is encoded by the coding sequence ATGTCTCGGAAGCGCCATGATGATCTTGGGAGAGCGGAGAGCAGCGGCACCGGCACCAGGCGCGGTGGCAACAGCGGCAGGGCGGTGTGGGACACGGGGAGCTCCCTGTACGACTCCTACGAGCTGGCCGCCGTGCGCCGGCTCCTCGACAGGCGCcttctcgccggcgccggcgtcctcccTCTCCGCGAcgagccgcccgccgcggcaGAGACGAGGGGCAAGAACAAGCAGGTCATCGTTGCGGCCAGGGCCCGCAGGAAGGTGACGCTGCGGGCGCTCTTCAGGGCGGTGGCCACCTGGGCGGCCCGGCCGAGGCAGGCGCCGctcgcctgcgcctgcgccggcaTGGTTCATGGTCGCGGTCAGGGTGGTGCTGCGGTCGAGCCGGATGTGCCGTCGCACGGCGAAATTTGA
- the LOC117857665 gene encoding jasmonoyl--L-amino acid synthetase GH3.5, producing MTICSSDEIIDEFELLTRDAGRVQQDTLRKILELNADAEYLNRFNLERRTDSKSFKSCIPLCVHSDIESYIQRIVDGDNSLVLTGKPITSLSVSSGTTQGKPKFLPFNDELLESTIQIFRTSYAFRNRKYPIGNGKALQFVYGSKQVFTQGGILATTATTNLYRSWRFKEAMKDIMSQCCSPDEVIFGPDFHQSLYCHLLCGLIYSDEVQFVFSPFAHSLVHAFHTLEEVWEDLCADIRDGVLSKQVTTPSIRQAVSKILRPNPELASSIYSKCHNLSNWYGVIPALWPNAKYIYGIMTGSMEPYLKKLRHYAGHLPLMSADYGASEGWVGSNVNPTLPPEEVTYAVLPNIAYFEFIPLEKPKGEEMENSSSIHYIESEPVGLTEVQVGKIYEVVITNFAGLYRYRLGDIVKIAGFHNSTPELQFICRRSLVLSINIDKNTEKDLQLAVEEAEKLLAEEKLEVVDFTSLVDRSSDPGHYVIFWELSSGNASEEVLSSCANSMDLAFVDAGYVGSRKIKTIGALELRVLRKGTFGQVMNHYLSLGGAVSQFKTPRFVSQSNSKVLQILNRNVTQSYFSSAYGI from the exons ATGACAATCTGCAGCAGTGATGAGATCATTGATGAGTTTGAGTTGCTAACGCGTGATGCTGGACGCGTGCAGCAGGATACGCTGAGAAAGATTCTTGAACTAAATGCTGATGCTGAGTATCTGAATCGCTTCAATCTTGAAAGGAGAACAGATTCCAAGAGCTTCAAATCCTGCATTCCTCTATGTGTGCATAGTGACATAGAGTCCTACATCCAAAGGATAGTTGATGGAGACAACTCACTGGTCCTAACTGGGAAGCCCATCACTTCCCTCTCCGTAAG TTCTGGTACGACACAGGGAAAACCAAAGTTTTTGCCATTCAATGATGAATTGCTTGAGAGTACAATTCAAATATTCCGAACCTCATATGCTTTTAGAAACCG TAAATATCCTATTGGTAATGGAAAAGCTCTGCAGTTTGTTTATGGGAGCAAACAAGTCTTTACGCAAGGGGGCATTCTTGCTACAACTGCGACAACAAATTTGTACAGGAGTTGGCGTTTCAAGGAAGCGATGAAGGATATCATGTCTCAGTGCTGCAGTCCTGATGAAGTCATCTTTGGTCCCGACTTCCATCAGTCTTTATACTGCCATCTATTATGCGGGTTAATCTACTCAGATGAAGTTCAGTTTGTTTTCTCACCATTTGCACACAGTCTTGTCCATGCATTTCATACCCTCGAGGAGGTATGGGAAGATTTATGTGCTGATATAAGAGATGGTGTTCTCTCAAAGCAAGTCACCACACCATCTATCCGTCAAGCTGTTTCAAAAATCTTGAGACCAAATCCTGAGCTTGCTAGTTCAATTTACAGCAAGTGCCACAATTTGAGTAATTGGTATGGGGTAATCCCAGCATTGTGGCCAAATGCAAAGTACATCTATGGTATAATGACAGGGTCCATGGAGCCATACCTAAAGAAATTGAGACATTATGCTGGACACTTACCACTGATGAGTGCTGACTACGGTGCATCTGAAGGATGGGTTGGCTCTAATGTAAACCCGACGCTGCCGCCTGAGGAGGTGACATACGCTGTTCTTCCGAATATTGCTTATTTTGAGTTCATTCCTCTGGAAAAACCGAAAGGGGAGGAAATGGAGAACAGCTCCTCTATTCACTACATAGAGTCAGAACCTGTTGGCTTAACTGAAGTCCAGGTTGGCAAAATCTACGAAGTTGTAATAACCAACTTTGCAG GTCTATACCGATACAGACTGGGAGATATTGTGAAGATAGCGGGCTTCCACAACTCAACACCAGAGCTCCAGTTCATATGTCGCAGAAGCCTAGTCCTGAGCATCAACATCGACAAGAACACGGAGAAAGACCTGCAGCTAGCCGTCGAAGAGGCAGAGAAGCTCTTGGCCGAAGAGAAGCTCGAGGTGGTGGACTTCACGAGCCTCGTGGACAGATCCAGCGACCCGGGGCACTACGTCATCTTCTGGGAGCTGAGCTCTGGTAACGCCAGCGAGGAGGTCCTGAGCAGCTGCGCGAACAGCATGGACCTGGCCTTTGTGGACGCGGGGTACGTCGGCTCGAGGAAGATCAAGACCATTGGAGCCCTCGAGCTCCGCGTCCTCCGGAAGGGCACCTTTGGGCAGGTCATGAACCACTACCTGAGCCTCGGTGGCGCCGTGAGCCAGTTCAAGACGCCGCGGTTCGTGAGCCAGTCCAACAGCAAGGTGCTGCAGATACTGAACAGGAACGTCACCCAGAGCTACTTCAGCTCTGCATATGGGATCTGA